Part of the Ictalurus furcatus strain D&B chromosome 28, Billie_1.0, whole genome shotgun sequence genome is shown below.
GAGAAACAGCTGTTTTTCACGAAAacaccttcaaacaccaacGTTCTCCATTAacaccgtcaaacaccaacgtttatctttaaaaacaccaataaacaccgGCCTTCTCCGTTAGATCACCTTCatacaccaacattctccactgAGACCATCATGCACCAATAAcgccaatggaaaaaaaaaaaaaatcaatgttctTCATAAAAGACCTGCTAACACTAGCTTTCTTCATTAAAACACCTTCAAACACCCGAATTCTCCATAAAAGCCAAATGAAACACCAACAATGGCCATGAAAATGCCACTAATAAGCAAGATTCCTTATAAAAGGCCTATAAATACCAACGTTCTTCATTAAAACACCTTCACACCCCAACATTCTCTATGAAAATACCACCAAAAAATAAGTCTTTATAAAAATGCTTACTAAGGCCAACTTTCTCCATTAAAGcagcatcaaacaccaaccaTGGCCATGAAAATGCTGCTTAAAAAACAGCTATATTCATGATATCCGTATTATCCTCATATTCCACCAGCCCCGGTTTGAAGTTTACATTGATGCTGACACCAAGTGTATCTTTTGCCTCGTATTGACGCCACGCCTTAATCTCAAATTCACCTCTCTGTGGTGTTGAGTATCATCGATTGTGGGACGTAGCCAAGGCTAAACGAGCGACGACAGGCCGGAGAGGCTGACGCTGATAAAATGAAAAGGCGACCCATTTAAAATCCCTCCGAGGGATCCgggacagggttgccagatctcaTCCCAACTGCATCACCCTCACAAACGCACCTGAAACTGGTCCAAATTAGGTCAGGCAGTGGAAATtctctgcacttacactttgcctttgtttgccACAGCTTctatttgcaataaaaaaaaaaattcattcgaATGAATTCAGATTATTTAATTCTATTCTAATAACAGCTCCATTTCTTCTTTAGATTTTATGTTAAATGAAATCACTCCTGTAGTGTAATTGGTTCAACTGTATATAATTTGTATGATCGAATGTGTAGAAAAGGCAGTCGGCGTTCCTCTAGGCTCCGTTttaggaccttttttttttttttttttaattctgtacttcacctgattaaaaaaaaagtgttggttATAAAATCCCTTCTCTTCATTAcagtattatttaattatattataagctTTGTCTCtgaccccttttttttttttacatatatatttattaaacaaatgcaaattattttccaattatttccataaatgtgtgttgtgtCGAAATATTCCGAAGTCACGCAATCCAAACTGCTCCAGTTAAACTATCATGGGCTACGTCCCGAACCACATATCACTGTACCTAAGCACATTGTAGACTAGCAGAATTAGCATGGTTGCTGAGCCATATATCAGAGCATTATGGGCTTTTGGGGCTGTAGCTATAGATGCCCTGGATCAAAAAGCCCTACTGTAATATTAGCATGTGCCGATATTAGCAGTAAGAGATCCGTTGTGTTTGCTAGGCATTACAGATTGAAACAGGTGTGCGCTAGCGGCTAATGGCTTTCTGTAAATTTAGCTCTGCGCTTGGGAATGCTAGCCGTGTGCGATTATCCGAGCAGGTCATGGCTAACTTTAGCTATAATAACAGTACCACATGAATACAGTAACATATATTggagtttttctgttttttattcgCCGTCAAGTCGACTTGAGAAGCTTTGAGGGAGGTTGATTTTGTGACTATGATGTGTGCTATATATAAATTAGCATTTTGATTTTGTTAGGAGTTTACACTTTTAGTTTTGAACCCCGCGATTGTTCTTCTAAAATTGTACTTGTACTCGTAATTTCTTCTAAAATTGTACTTTTTTCCCCGGGTTCAAACATACGGTATACGAATGATTCTCTAAAAGCAGACTGTCCAGGctgtaaagaataataaaacgAGCACTTCTGCTTCCGCTGGGTTTCTTTGCCTTGGCTTTTCTCTGTAGTAATTTTCCTTGCGTTATCGTTTCGGAGGCCGTTCATCCGAGAAACCAcctcagctgttttttttttttttttaaattaattttttttttaacgttctTCACCCCCTGCACTTGCGTGATCTGAGTAGACCACAAATGCACTCActtccttttcattttatttcacttcctcctttcCACCCATGCATCAGCTCGTTTAAGcgtttttatttctgtctgtgcTTTTTATTTCCTGCTGTCCCCTTCACCTTCGATGTCAAGTCTGATAAAGCGTGCAACGCTGACATAGCGGAAGTTCTTGAACAAGCTGAAATGTAATTATACATGGTTCAGTTATTTCCGCATGTCATTCTTATacatgattcgtttatttcCAAATGTGATTCTTGCACATGACTCAGTTATTTCCACGTGATTCTTATACATGAttcttttatttccacatgACTCTTATacatgattcgtttatttcCAAATGTGATTCTTACACATGATTCCGTTATTTCCACGAGTCTTATACATGATAAGTTTATTTCCATGTGTGAGTCTTATacatgattcgtttatttcCACGTGATTCTTGCACGATTCGTTTATTTCCAAATGTGACTCTTATacatgattcgtttatttccacatgtgattcttatacatgattcgtttatttcCACATGACTCTTATACACGATTCGTTTATTTCCAAATGTGACTCTTATacatgattcgtttatttcCATGTGTGACTCTTATACATGATTCGTGTATTTCCAAATGTGATTCTTATacatgattcgtttatttcCACATGACTCTTATacatgattcgtttatttcCGTATGTGATTCTTGCACGATTCGTTTATTTCCAAATGTGACTCTTATacatgattcgtttatttcCAAATGTGATTCTTAtacatgatttgtttatttccacatgACTCTTATACACGATTCGTTTATTTCCAAATGTGACTCTTATacatgattcgtttatttcCAAATGTGATTCTTATacatgattcgtttatttcCACATGACTCTTATacatgattcgtttatttcCGTATGTGATTCTTGCACGATTCGTTTATTTCCAAATGTGACTCTTAtacatgatttgtttatttccacGTGATTCTTATACACGATTCGTTTATTTCCAAATGTGACTCTTATAAATGATCGTTTATTTCCATGTGTGACTCTTATacatgattcgtttatttcCAAATGTGACTCTTAtacatgatttgtttatttccacatgtgattCTTGCACGATTCGTTTATTCCTGTTATTTTTACGATTTAGTTTTTAACATGTGATTCTTGCACATGATTCAGTTTCAAATGTGATTCTTTCACATGATCCAGTTATTTCTACATGATTCTTTCACATAATTCATTTTCGCGTGATTCTTACACACGATTCAGTTATTTCCACTCGTGTGATCACGtgaaatgtttgtgattttattaaacaaacgagaATACCCGCAGAAGTTTACtgagatttttgttttattttttatttgagtaCAAATTGTTCACATTGTGCATCGTCAGTTCGACTGATACGTCAGTAGCGCCGTCCGGTTTCAAGTATCATTGTTCGATGGCAGAGCtgctaaacaaaaacaacaaaacaacaacaaaacttcaggtgtaatataatatatgctttttttaaatttaaaaacaaatcaaagttATCAGAATAAAGTCTGTTGTGTAAACTCACTCAGCATCACTgaatacatctctctctctcacacacacacacacacacacacacacacgcatcacaGAGAGAAAGCACTGAAGACACGTTAGACGGGAAGTCTGTGCTGTTTAACTGTCAGAAAGGAAGTAGGCGAGATCTGACGGTGAAAATCCTGTAATCAGCTCAGTTTCCTTTCAGACATGAAAATGAAGcgatttattattaaaactcTGTACATCctgaatttaattaaatattaaaattaacacAACATCCTGTGGTGAAAATAAATTGGCTGGTGTGTGTCAGTCAGAGGTTTCCTTAAATTGTGTAATATGTTcattatacatttctttattattattattattattattatattcagaAATACTGAGccaggaagaaagaaatgatctcTGAAAGCCACCTTTAACACTTTAACACTTGTAAACGAATAATATACTTATAGTATGtctttttgcatgtttttttttttaaaaatatatattttccagtGCTTTGCTGATATAaatagtataatataaaatattatacatgaGTAGCTCTGCATTTATTCCTATTTattcacactgcaaaaaaaaaaaaaaaaaagaaaagatatacAAGTCAAAAGATGGTTAATACGGGCGAATTCATCTAATATTCCATATGACGAGATTGATAATATTccttatttataaatgaaatgtgaGATACGGCTGTTTTAGGTTTATTTCggtttactgtaatcttataagagataaatatgaaataaatcgGACTATATaatgtcggggggggggggggtttgcagCGTGTGCCTCGCAGCCTCTTTGCAGAGCGGTTGGTATTCATAAAtgattaattgtgtgtgtgtgtgtgtgtgtgtgtgtgtgtgtgtgtgtactggagacataaaaaaaagactttacaAATAGATCCAGATCTTAGGAAGCTGTGGGATTTCTCTCATCTCTCAGAGAAGGGAAGCAAGTCTCTGTGTGACGTTATCACATCACAGAAAATGAGCACTAAATATTATATAGAAAaacatcgagagagagagagcgagagagcgagagagagagagagagagagttcagtgTGATGCTCGCTCTACCAGTTTTAGGTTTAGGATGTAGAACATGTTTGAGAGTCTTTCCTCTACATCACGAATACTGAACATGGCTCTTCGTTCCTCTCTGCTGGAAATAAGATGctgcccgtctctctctctctctctctctctctctctctctctctcctctagtTTCATCAGAATACGTGTGTGAGCTGCATACGGTCGGCGCTCGGTACGCTTCCTGTATCAGTGACCGAGTTGACAATTTCCTACAGCTGCACGAATCCATACCCACTCTGTAAACGCTGGACgctacgtaaggaataaaacacaccgagGGCTGTGCTGCTAAAGGAAAACAATCCACCGGGATTAATATCAACAGCAGGCGTTATTTTTCAAAGAAGTTTACATCATACTTATTATCCATTAAAACACTCATCctctcaccagcttctcttccccccccccctctctctctcttttattgaTGTTAAAACACGGCTTGTCACCTTCCCGAGAAAAAGCCCAACTCGTCTGTCctgtctgttacaaagcactgacactggagactccttccttcaaTGTctacctctctttttttttttttttttaacgggtTGACGCGCGGAGTACGCCGGACGCGTCGCCCGTGAGCGTACGGACGGCGTGACGATGACGTGTTACGAGGTCGTATAAACCTGCGatggtcagagctgctgttagagaaagttaatcaacaccttctgacccatAAGAACTCAAGAACCCAGACCTTTTTGGAAAAACTTGGCATCGTCGTGAAAAGGAAATCGTTTCCGTAGAAGCGGCGTCGCATCAGACGACGAATGAATTCAGCAGGGCGTGAAGACGTGTATTCTCTTCTGCTGTCGCTCGGGCTGACCTCAAGTTTCAGACCGTAAATAACCTCAAGGGGAGTTTCACAGTTTCGAGTTTGGTCATCGTTACAGTGACGGAAGTGGGCGTAAACATTCATCCGAACAGCGGAACTTTCCGGAGCGGAACTTtccggttgttgttgttgttgttgcacctGGAACCTGACCTTAATCCACCGATCCTACACCGTTTCTCCACAGCATCACACGTACctagaaacggataaaaagcatgGCGTGTCatggtttaataaataaaaatacgaGTGGTTGGAACGCTGCTGGGGGGATGACGAGCGTCGGTGCGGCAGCGGCTCTGTAAACGCTGCGGTTGATTATTTTACCGTAGCGGCGCGACACCGAGGGGTTTATTACTCACTTACTGTGCGGAAGTCGTCGTGTCCTTCAGCTTGTTTACCGGGGAGCGCGTATCTCCGTGTCAGCGCACGTGATCAGATTTTAATGAACGTATCGATCAGACGTCCGTATCGGAGACGCAGCAGAGGTAAATAAAAACGACTTTTGCgcgtgtggttttttttttttttttggtttttaaatgaaaatcgcCTCTTCCGTATCGGAGAGGTTCGTTATACGACGATCCGGCGCGTGGTGTAATCGTATTCTCGTTTTAAAGTGAGGATCTGCCGGGTCGAAGTCTCGTAAATAAACCCTACACGGCCGACAGCAGGACAAACGAAGAACgccgctctttctctctgtgtgtgtgtgtgtgtgtgtgtgtgtgtgtgtgtgtgatgtcatattCATTTGTTTCGCGTCGTCGTGACGAACACGGCCGAGGCCGATTTGACGGCTGGATCGCTGCACTTGAAGGGCGTCCAGGATATTTTGGACTGGACCGGTTCTCTAATTCGCTCTGCAGTGCTGTGATAAAGTTTCCTTTCAGTCCACAGAGAATAAATCCAGCCAAAAACCACCCGAACCGTCTCCTGGAGTTATTCCTAGCCACGACACGTGAAACGTATCCGAATAAACCCGTCGTGCTTTAGAAAGAGGTGTACGCAATacgctgtaaaaataaaaaatactactactgataataataataataataataataataataataaaaggaagcCAGTCCTTTCGGGAATAGCACTAATCACGAGACGTGGCTCGATGAGGCTTTACTGCGTTGCATGGTGTTTGTTTAAggctgaaagtttttttttgcagtagaaAGCGATGTAAACTTAAGGCAGCATGGATTCAATGTCTTATGTCGTATGTATAAATCTCCGAACGCATCATCCCTTAGCACAAGAGAACTGCGCCTATAGAGAACGCCACCCGAACACACccggataaataaatacaaacggTACGTTCCGACGCACAACACACTGAAAAGCTACTGTCACACTTTTTTTCCTCGTTTAGCACAGTGATCCCGACCCGTCCTGTGACGAGAAACGTTGCTCTGCTCCTCGTTCACGGCTCCTCCAGTGTGAGACTGACCTcgagtttcatttaaaaaaatactaaaaaactGTAATCAGTATTTAGGAGGGATGACCACCACCGGATCTCCAGTCCTGGGCCTCCACATGAGGACTTGTGCGTCGTTGGCGTTGGGTTTGACCATGGCGTTGGGCGGGATCGGCTCGTTTTTGCCCAGCAGTCGAGGCTGTTCCTGATCGACGGGTTCCAGAAGCTTGGCTCGCTTCCCCAGCGGTTTGTCCGGATCCACCTCGATGTGTAGCCGCATGCGCCAGCGCACTGTCCGCAGCACCACCGTCTCTCCCGACGCCTGGTTGATGGCCACCAGCCACGTGGTGAAGCTCTGGTCCCTCCAGATGTTGCTCAGCATCGGCACGTTGCTCTCGCTCACCGGCACGCCCCACGTCACGCTCGGGTAGAAGTTGTCGTTCATGCTGACGGTGAACTTGGTGTCTTTCTTGGTAGGACCCACGAGGGTGCAGGTCTCCGTGGTGTTGCCGTACCAGGGATAGTTCACGCCGTCCGAGTCGCTGATGGCTTGGATTTTACCGTCGCGGAGATCCGGAAGCTCCCAGCTCGACCTACGGGACAGAGAAACGCTCATGAGAAGTTTCCGAAGGAAGACAAGACGTGTTCTCAAGACGCCTGAGCTTGCAAAAACGATTCGGCTCGAGGATCTATCTAAAGTCATGGCAACTTATCCAAAATATGGAGCGATGCAATTAAACCGCTGTCTAGGAAACACTGTTCCCGAAACTGATCTGAAAATCACAGCATCCACTCCACAGACCCTGAGGTTCACCCAGTCACGCTAATCACTGAAGGAAGAGGCGGAGCAGAAGTCCCCCAAGGCAACAGACGCGTCTTTATATTTAGCTACTCGGGGTCGAGTTAAAGACGGAATAATGTCCGTGCTGAATATTTTTGACTGGAGGTGAAAGGGGAGAGAGGTCTGTGCGTCCCTGAAAGACCTCTGTAGCTAATTTAAACACAGCTTGTATCTGTCCTAAGCTCCCGTGATCATCTGGCTGGGTTTGTAAAGCGCCGCAACAATAGCGGGTATTGTCACGCGGCGCAATAATACCACTGAGGCCTCGGTCGTTTCGGACGAACTTCTCGGATAAACCGGATTCAGGGTTGAAAAATAGAACAGAACTAAACACGACGACGACGACGTGGGGATTGACACGCTAAAGTGCTACACGCTCGTCACAGTGTCGTCACGGAGAACAAATCGAGACATTTTCACGTGTAaccctgaagtgtgtgtgtgggggtttttttttcaagcctGGAAATGATCCAGAGAATCAATCCCTGGTCCTCTTGGAAAACGGTGGTCTTGGATTCGCTTCCACCGGACAGCGGCGTTGGCTCGGAGTAACGTGATTGGTCCGACTTTtcactttacttcctgtttcgtGGTTCGTAATGCCGAGGTTAGAGTTCTTACAGCCGCTAGCGGAGACGGAAACGCCGTTGTTTGGCACGCGAACCAGACATTTACGTGACCGGAGCGCTGTGATCACCTCGCCTCTGTGGGGTGCGAGAGCTTTCACTGAAAGCGTCGCATGAAAATGTCGGCCTGCGCGGCTGAAACGTTTCCTGCGGTTTGCGGATGCTCCTGCACGATAGCGCCATGCGGGAAAAAACGGAATTACGTTTATTGCGCGGACGAGCTACAATACGGAAGAAATTCGATTATAAGCCCCGCCCTCGAACCAGCCCATAATCGGACGTGGGCGTGGCCTCGTTGTGAAAAGAAAACCCGTACATTAAGACTTATTTTTACTGTATAGTGAGGTGTTCTTAGATTCCCGGACGAGTCCTACTTAGAAACCTCTTTAACAGAGCCCTACATAAAACTTTTAAGCGTCCCCGCAGTGGGACTCTTTTTTTTGAAGAGTCCAGATTGATATTCGAGTGGCTTTTACGGACCGCAGCAAGACGGTGACCTTTCTGGCAGAACCGTGTGGATCAGCAGAACGGCGCTGACAAAAAAACCACATCTGTGCATGAGATGCATTTATCTCACACTGGGTTTGGATGtagatgatggtgtgtgtgtgtgtgtgtgtgtgtgtgtgtgcatgtgtgtgtgtgtgtatgcaacgttatttttaaaaaagaggttaatttaaaaatgtccGCCCATCTGATACTTATTCCGTCCCTTTATAAATAGAGTCACATACACCAACACCTGCCTTCTATACTCAGTGACCAGTTTAACAAAACCATCTACTCTACTTACTTACTGTAGCCCAGCTGTTGCAGTgtacaaaagtattggcaccccttatGCCCTGTCCATCAGTCAAAAATGGCAGCACTGAGCAGGTATTATTTGGGTTTGAGGTTAATTCCAGTACACTGacaccattttgtgtgtgtgtgtgtgtgtgtgtgtgtgtgtgtgggtctgtgtgtgtgggtgtgtgggtgggtttAAACACTGTGCCGAACACTCACTGCACTTTAGTACACACCACTCCAGTAGCCTCGAcctaaattaaactaaactaaacactgCCTTCCTGAGTTCCAAAGTCGAACCATAATTCTGTCATGTTTCTGTACAAACTGGCAcgacattaataaaaaaagacgcCTTTATTTCTAGAGTTATCATGAGATGTTGCTTAACGGACGCCATTTTGGCTCGGTAGCTTCGCTGATTCGTGATAGCGTCTACTACAAACATCAGTTCCCTGAATAGAGTTACGTTCTGAGAattgttattgtattttttgaaggaagaaaaaaaaaaaagaaatgcttaataattattttgttgtttgtggtCAAGCCCACAGCCACGTCCGGTTCAGTTCTGAATACGTGGCGTGTCGAacagacagagatacagacaCTGGCATTCACACACACGTCACTTTCCAGATGAACTACAGTCAGTAATTCTACACCTACAAAGCCACCTAAATGCTAGCTAACTAAAGCGTTTCGTTTTATGAATGCGGgcaaaaagaacagaaaaaaagacttcctgtctgaggtcggcGAGATGCTGTCGAACGCACTAAGTGCTTCTTTATTGAATTACTGGGAAACGAAACCGCCATGCTGTAGATCAGGGGAAGTATCACTTTCTCCCGTGCTGCTCGCTTTACGTTTAATGGAAGATCTGATGCCGGAAGAGCGAGCGATCGATCGCGGCGTGCACGAGGGGGACGCGTTATAACGCCGAGCTGTTAATTAGCAGGTCGCAGAAGGGCTGAGTTTGACCTTTACAGCtgtgaaaaggaaaacaaaccTGCTCGCTTTtttaatctctcacacacacacacgctagtGTGTACGGTACAGGATGTATGACGAGCTacgcacgctcacacacacgacGACGGCACGCCGTCGATCTTCGACAAATACGCAAGGAAACGCAGATTTCATTTCGAGCGAATCTGTACCATCGTATTCAGCACAGCTTTTCGCTCAGCAGAAACCCTGATGTTTCATATTGACGTCACTTCCTGGTTTTAATCGTGTAAAAACACTGCCATTAGGGCTCTTGAGtgctgcaataaataaatcgtTGGGCCTGATCTTCAGGAGATTAGGGAGCGAGATCGAATCCTGACGATGCCATAGCTATAATTAGCCAGAAGTCAGTTAACCATACACTAGCTAATCGctcgtgtatgcggaagagggatGATAGCGATTTCCTGTGCGTGTTGTCATGCCGCCGTGCTCTAATCACATATAGTAGCTAATCACTTATAGTAGCTAATCACATATAGTAGCTAACCACATATAGTAGCTAATCACATATAGTAGCTAATCACTTATAGTAGCTAATCACATatagtagctaatcacagctaatcacttatagtagctaatcacagctaatcacatatagtagctaatcacttatagtagctaatcacatatagtagctgatcacagctaatcacatatagtagctaatcacagccaatcacatatagtagctgatcacagctaatcacatatagtagctgatcacatatagtagctaatcacagctaatcacatatagaagctaatcacagctaatcacatatagtagctgatcacatatagtagctaatcacagctaatcacatatagaagctaatcacagctaatcacatatagtagctgatcacatatagtagctaatcacagctaatcacatatagaagctaatcacatatagtagctaatcacagctaatcacatatagtagctaatcacttatagtagctaatcacatatagtagctaatcacatatagtagctaatcacagctaatcacatatagtagctaatcacttatagtagctaatcacatatagtagctgatcacagctaatcacatatagtagctaatcacatacagtagctaatcacagctaatcacatatagtagctgatcacatatagtagctaatcacagctaatcacatatagtagctaatcacagctaatcacttatagtagctaatcacatatagtagctaatcacttatagtagctaatcacataaagtagctaatcacagctaatcacatatagtagctaatcacttatagtagctaatcacatatagtagctgatcacagctaatcacatatagtagctaatcacatatagtagctaatcacagctaatcacatatagtagctaatcacagctaatcacatacagtagctaatcacagctaatcacatatagtagctaatcacagctaatcacatacagtagctaatcacagctaatcacataTAGTAGCTGATCACTTATAGTAGCTAATCACATATAGTAGCTGATCACAGCTAATCACTTATAGTAGCTAATCACATatagtagctaatcacagctaatcacttatagtagctaatcacatatagtagctaatcacttatagtagctaatcacataaagtagctaatcacagctaatcacatatagtagctaatcacttatagtagctaatcacatatagtagctgatcacagctaatcacatatagtagctaatcacatatagtagctaatc
Proteins encoded:
- the fam78ab gene encoding protein FAM78A; translated protein: MQYSVHAFGSRARSGTLLWWISSSLPLLLLFSAMGCIQSLRCKPKSFRESVAVLEVTTSIDPNPTSIDESSSVVLRYRTPHFRATARVLVPPVSAKETWTVGWIQACNHMEFYNRYGAEGMSSWELPDLRDGKIQAISDSDGVNYPWYGNTTETCTLVGPTKKDTKFTVSMNDNFYPSVTWGVPVSESNVPMLSNIWRDQSFTTWLVAINQASGETVVLRTVRWRMRLHIEVDPDKPLGKRAKLLEPVDQEQPRLLGKNEPIPPNAMVKPNANDAQVLMWRPRTGDPVVVIPPKY